From one Parambassis ranga chromosome 5, fParRan2.1, whole genome shotgun sequence genomic stretch:
- the LOC114435853 gene encoding uncharacterized protein LOC114435853 isoform X3, with protein sequence MLQSELQEVFHVKAQNGVNGLARMNPFYAYYLESGSNSNTTEDTSEQANLDAIFVPPPEFQSSPLEVHSEEKGDNSSEPQVNLFQTLSHQRHPFQTSTQQANSLFHNVTLNSPAQEQNVSKGEVEDIFRSAKEKAPYHAASSTEVNLFEKSLNVFVDPFEPPLKKEDDLFQAPKSSAANPFYTSTMDKDMDLFHAGPNKSEEPSPFIKLDTREESSLDVFSSSSVDPFPSPITRTLFQDVSSLEDPFAPSPPTQVNPFMYGSTGTLDISKPLPPTRSTTPLKSPSEKVAMLSSPKRPPLVSPPPIPPKPSVRPQQIILTTPQGTKHDINQPTPLSQSRTLSGSPSQSPAEMTHVQTFKRPPRPLPRTRPPKTVKTPEPEQPQKPERPPLPVTPIQPEQSVTKTSPKLFRSLPKPVIQRKPKSPDVKPVEPANYVVFEDILLIGQERCVEDWPEDSPELNPDFKPSGKFRLRRESLKVKVDSDGGSGEEQDGKGSPIKKKEKKFRMPQFSRRGSKEKLPDDTKEAKSRTLPVRRKSSKDYFSDVHMSAGENEDEEQDYKKTPLKTKVNKLLRRASTSSSVPEGKHVNGHQDSKDDDLGKKSNGKKNSIIRRWSEGTVLDDSTGEEEQAGDGPHDEKRSRKMKIKFVPHRGFAISLKKPNEEPKGAHGYTPRKGSKDKTFADDEEFGACGYTPRKKSQDDAFEDVEEIKSRLHSTSQAAFMDDEHFQKTHCSGPHGDEDEYGVQDCKPKKPSKMKLPRVGRRSSQENMLDDRSPSKKKGSFSAEELDDEDLADVKMKPHKNTAPVRTPRQQTGSNGTQQASADELMGAADMYDSEQEELDSCKPKKPSKLKGLIIPKSKSKDMQLEFDDPPGATSADYLSEAAKAEWLAAQMDERAMAGLDDEEEEGDTDSLMEWWYTVEKWDEVPSDEEEKTIKEDESKSFTILADKVHNGLRVFNKVFTERAEVLWQSIITLHTIADDISNFHQKAKIAGITGGTTTAVGGVTAIAGLALAPFTFGASLVVTAVGVGVATAGGITSASAAISDNVNNMNDRKKVESVLQEYEEHLLDIRKILHFINQGLYKLRGHPFLRSGTQHYSKDWEVRRAVQMISFVDTPVMRATDITDNAVASLQGLFKGMDKYFIKDSRELKKGCKKEMVSQIKEVANMLNNAIMELNTIREELQDATGNM encoded by the exons ATGCTGCAGAGTGAACTGCAGGAAGTGTTCCATGTAAAAGCTCAG AACGGAGTCAACGGTTTGGCCAGAATGAACCCTTTCTATGCATATTACTTG GAATCGGGcagcaacagtaacacaacGGAGGACACTTCTGAGCAAGCAAACCTTGATGCCATCTTTGTTCCTCCCCCTGAGTTTCAGAGCTCACCTCTGGAGGTTCACTCTGAGGAAAAAGGAGACAACTCTTCTGAACCTCAAGTCAACCTATTCCAGACCCTAAGCCACCAGCGCCACCCCTTCCAGACATCAACACAACAAGCCAACAGTCTTTTTCACAATGTCACCTTGAACTCACCGGCTCAAGAGCAGAACGTCTCCAAAGGTGAAGTGGAGGATATTTTCCGTTCTGCTAAAGAGAAGGCTCCTTATCATGCTGCAAGTTCTACAGAGGTGAACCTCTTTGAAAAGTCTCTGAATGTTTTTGTGGACCCATTTGAACCTCCTTTAAAGAAGGAGGATGATCTCTTCCAGGCTCCAAAATCTTCTGCTGCAAACCCTTTTTATACTTCCACCATGGACAAAGACATGGATTTGTTTCACGCAGGTCCAAATAAAAGTGAAGAACCCTCCCCCTTCATCAAATTAGACACCAGAGAGGAGTCCAGTTTGGATGTTTTTTCATCGTCCTCAGTGGATCCATTCCCAAGCCCAATTACAAGGACTTTATTCCAAGACGTCTCCAGTTTGGAGGACCCATTTGCTCCCTCTCCTCCTACACAGGTTAATCCTTTCATGTATGGATCAACAGGGACTCTTGACATTTCTAAACCACTTCCACCCACACGCTCAACCACACCGCTCAAAAGCCCATCAGAAAAGGTGGCGATGCTTTCGTCACCCAAGAGACCACCATTGGTATCTCCTCCTCCCATCCCACCAAAACCTTCCGTCAGGCCACAACAGATCATCCTAACAACTCCTCAGGGGACCAAACACGATATTAATCAGCCGACTCCCCTCAGCCAGAGCAGGACTCTGTCCGGTTCGCCCAGCCAGTCTCCAGCAGAAATGACTCAT GTTCAGACTTTCAAACGACCACCACGGCCACTTCCACGGACTAGACCaccaaaaactgtaaaaacaccCGAGCCAGAACAGCCGCAAAAACCAGAAAGGCCACCACTGCCAGTAACCCCT ATTCAGCCAGAGCAAAGTGTCACAAAAACGTCTCCAAAACTCTTCAGATCCCTGCCAAAGCCAGTTATTCAGAGGAAACCTAAATCTCCG GACGTGAAACCAGTGGAACCTGCAAACTACGTTGTCTTCGAGGACATCCTTCTCATTGGTCAG GAAAGGTGTGTAGAAGACTGGCCTGAGGACAGCCCTGAGCTTAACCCTGACTTCAAACCA TCAGGAAAGTTCAGACTGCGGCGGGAGTCCTTGAAG GTAAAGGTGGATTCTGATGGAGGAAGTGGTGAGGAACAGGATGGCAAGGGAAGCCCGATCAAG aaaaaggagaagaaattCAGAATGCCCCAGTTCTCCAGAAGAGGGTCAAAG gaaaagcTTCCTGATGACACTAAGGAGGCCAAGAGCAGGACTCTGCCAGTTAGACGCAAATCGTCAAAG gaTTATTTTTCAGATGTGCACATGTCTGCAGGAGAGAATGAGGACGAAGAGCAGGACTACAAA AAGACACCTCTAAAGACCAAAGTCAACAAGCTGCTTCGGCGAGCTTCCACTTCGTCCTCTGTGCCCGAGGGGAAGCACGTGAACGGACACCAAGACTCAAAG GATGATGACCTCGGTAAGAAAAGCAACggcaagaaaaactccatcATACGCAGATGGTCGGAG GGGACAGTGTTGGATGACAGCACTGGTGAAGAAGAGCAAGCAGGGGACGGTCCACATGACgag AAGAGAAGCAGGAAGATGAAAATCAAGTTCGTGCCCCACAGAGGATTTGCCATCTCTTTAAAAAag CCAAATGAGGAACCAAAGGGAGCTCATGGTTACACACCTCGCAAAGGCTCGAAG GACAAAACCTTCGCCGACGATGAGGAGTTCGGAGCATGTGGCTACACACCTCGTAAGAAATCCCAg GATGATGCTTTTGAGGATGTTGAAGAGATAAAGAGCCGTCTTCACTCAACCAGCCAG GCTGCTTTCATGGACGATGAGCACTTCCAGAAGACACACTGCAGCGGACCGCATGGAGATGAAGATGAATACGGAGTTCAAGACTGCAAACCG AAGAAGCCATCAAAGATGAAGTTGCCACGTGTGGGCCGTCGAAGTTCACAG GAGAACATGCTGGATGACAGGAGTCCCTCGAAAAAGAAGGGCAGCTTCTCAGCAGAGGAGTTAGACGACGAAGACCTTGCCGATGTGAAAATG AAACCTCACAAAAACACGGCTCCTGTTCGAACACCGCGCCAACAGACAGGGTCCAACGGAACTCAGCAGGCGTCAGCT GATGAACTCATGGGTGCTGCAGATATGTACGACAGCGAACAAGAGGAACTGGATAGCTGCAAACCG AAGAAGCCTTCAAAACTCAAAGGCCTTATAATACCCAAGTCTAAA AGCAAAGACATGCAGCTGGAGTTTGATGATCCACCAGGAGCCACGTCTGCTGATTACCTGTCAGAGGCTGCAAAA GCCGAGTGGCTGGCTGCTCAGATGGATGAACGAGCTATGGCAGGTCTGGacgatgaggaagaggagggg GACACTGACAGTTTGATGGAGTGGTGGTACACAGTGGAGA AGTGGGATGAGGTGCCATCAGACGAAGAAGAGAAAACCATCAAGGAGGACGAGTCGAA GTCCTTCACCATCTTGGCGGACAAGGTTCATAACGGCCTACGTGTCTTCAACAAGGTCTTTACAGAGCGCGCCGAGGTCCTCTGGCAGTCTATCATCACACTCCACACCATCGCTGACGACATCAGCAACTTTCACCAGAAAGCAAAGATAGCAGGCATCACTGGTGGCACCACCACAGCCGTGGGAGGTGTAACGGCCATTGCTGGTTTAGCTTTGGCCCCGTTCACGTTTGGGGCCTCTCTGGTTGTGACGGCTGTGGGTGTCGGCGTGGCGACAGCTGGTGGAATTACCTCGGCCTCCGCAGCCATCTCTGACAATGTTAACAACATGAACGACCGGAAGAAG GTGGAGTCAGTCCTGCAGGAGTACGAGGAACACCTGCTGGACATCAGGAAGATCCTCCACTTCATCAACCAGGGCCTGTACAAACTGCGTGGCCACCCTTTCCTCAGGTCCGGCACCCAGCACTACTCCAAAGACTGGGAGGTCCGCCGGGCCGTCCAGATGATCAGCTTCGTGGACACGCCGGTGATGCGAGCAACAGACATTACGGACAATGCCGTGGCCTCATTGCAGGGACTCTTCAAGGGCATGGACAAGTACTTCATCAAGGACTCCCGGGAGCTGAAGAAGGGCTGCAAGAAGGAGATGGTGAGTCAGATCAAGGAAGTGGCAAACATGCTGAATAATGCGATCATGGAGCTGAACACcatcagagaggagctgcaggatgCTACAGGGAACATGTGA